One window of the Amycolatopsis mediterranei genome contains the following:
- a CDS encoding SH3 domain-containing protein, with translation MNMGIVKRMAGVAGIAAAIVVVGAGPAFAASGTVHTDSGAPLTVRSSPSASAGSVGSIADGTAVTISCQTNGSTVDGKYGTSDIWDKVGDGYVSDAYVYTGSDGRVAPDCAGSTLACSTSGTGDPNTCAEAVTKAKSRIHTNDLDSYEGWCDRINAQNYGWSASGSETAYVHWTQIPSSFKHPGDYQVPAGGLAFFKSSGAGHTMISIGGGKFLSNDINGYGSYTETTIAQIKSKWGQTYLGWSQPWFKVNH, from the coding sequence ATGAACATGGGCATCGTGAAGCGGATGGCGGGGGTCGCCGGAATCGCCGCGGCGATCGTGGTCGTCGGGGCGGGCCCGGCGTTCGCGGCATCGGGCACCGTGCACACCGATTCGGGGGCGCCGCTGACCGTGCGGTCGAGCCCGAGCGCCAGTGCGGGCTCGGTCGGCAGCATCGCCGACGGCACGGCGGTGACCATCAGCTGCCAGACCAACGGATCCACCGTCGACGGCAAGTACGGCACCTCGGACATCTGGGACAAGGTGGGCGACGGCTACGTCAGCGACGCCTACGTCTACACCGGCTCCGACGGCCGGGTCGCGCCGGACTGCGCGGGCTCGACGCTGGCCTGCTCGACCTCGGGCACCGGCGACCCGAACACCTGCGCCGAGGCGGTCACCAAGGCGAAGTCCCGCATCCACACGAACGACCTCGACTCCTACGAGGGCTGGTGCGACCGGATCAACGCCCAGAACTACGGCTGGTCCGCCTCGGGCTCCGAGACGGCCTACGTCCACTGGACCCAGATCCCGAGCTCGTTCAAGCACCCGGGTGACTACCAGGTCCCGGCCGGCGGGCTCGCCTTCTTCAAGAGCAGCGGTGCCGGGCACACGATGATCTCGATCGGCGGCGGCAAGTTCCTGTCGAACGACATCAACGGCTACGGCAGCTACACCGAGACGACGATCGCGCAGATCAAGAGCAAGTGGGGCCAGACCTACCTCGGCTGGTCGCAGCCGTGGTTCAAGGTCAACCACTGA